Part of the Echeneis naucrates chromosome 1, fEcheNa1.1, whole genome shotgun sequence genome, AGCGAGCCCGTGGCTTGGCTCAGACTTTACTCAACGTGCCATATGGACAGGGAGATGGGGAGAAACTGGATGTCTACATACCCAGCACCACTTCTTTGGGTACGGACTTGTGTCGCTGCCGTGACCTTCAAACCCAATCCATTGTCTTGTTTCAATTATGCAAAAGCTGATATTACTCATGACAACTAACCAAGCCCCATTCCCTGTCTTTAAGATGTTCCTCTAGTGATTTACCTACATGGGGGCTACTGGCAGTTTCTCAGGTAGCGATCTTTACCCTGAGGCCTCTGAATTTTCAGTCTATGCAGAGctcttttctttaaatgctaaTGCATTGTGCACCTACAGCAAAGAGGAGTCAGGATTCATGGCTGTTCCGTTGATCAATAAAGGCGTGGTGGTGGTTGCTGTTGGCTATGACATCGCCCCCAAAGGTAGTCTGGTGACAAAGTTGTTTCTGTTCTTGGGGATAGGTGTATCATTTGAGGAGATGAACAGTAATGTCAGCCTTTCTTTTCAGGCAACATGGACCTGATGGTGTCTCAAGTGCGCAGGAGTGTCGTGTCTGTCATTCAGCAGTATTCGCATATCAGGTAACATTGCTTGCTTGATTTTTCTGTTATCGTCCAGTGTGAGGAAAGATCATCTCGTTTTATCATATTAAAGCTCAATTTAaatccatgtttgtgttttatggaCCTACCTCAGTGGTCTGTACCTGTGTGGCCACTCTGCTGGAGCTCACCTCGCTGCAATGGTCCTCTCCACGGACTGGTCGCAGTATAACATCACTCCCCAGATCAAAGGTGAGATACATCTGCAGTAACCTCATTATAGTTAGCCGTTTTTAAGTGGAATAAAAGATGTTTAGAAGTTTTAAGACACTGTTGATTTGCTCATCTCGTGCttttttctgccctttttttttttttgtttgtttaacaaTTGTCTCTCAGGAGCATTCTTGGTCAGTGGCATATATGATCTTCTGCCCATCCTGTCCACCTACGTGAATGATCCTTTGAAGATGACAGAGTACGTTGACAAATATTGATCGGATTGTTATTCACACGGGGGCAGctcagcagcatagtggttagcactgcgcacaataagaaggttgcgggttcggttcccgggcctgggccctttctgcGTTAGTTTCTGTGTTACATGTGAAAGTAACCAGGTGTCATCAAATGTCTGTGTAGAAACACTGAGCCTCTAATTATCAGCTCCAGTTAAAAAGTAACTGAATGAGACCTGATGGTGTTTCACCTGGATGAGTAATTTCAGTAATGCTGACAGaattcagcagctgtgttgcATTGATAATAACTGATGACAACAAAAAAGTAGCAGATTTGCAATAATTATTGCAATAATAATTGAATTTGGACAAAACCTTATTGACCTGTTCTGTCtaatttgattttattgataATGATGTCAGGTAGTTTTTCCTCTCTTAAAGGGGAACCTCAAAGTCTGTTTATAGGTCCCAGGAAATAAAAGTATAAACAGTTGAGGGCTTCAGAAGTACACATGAAATCTAAGAAAGTGCCTCGGTGACTTTAGCAGGCCACTGTTACCCACTCATCATCTCCTAAGGCTACATTTGCCATCATTAGCATAATCCTACCAATACACCAATTGGTTTCCCTGTAGAAGAGTTGCATTATGGGTTATAAAAGGTACCATGTTTTGACGAGGAAGAATAATACGGAAGGATATCTGTGGTTCTGCTTCGtcagttttgatttgttttgctttgtcattTGTGGATCCAATGGTGTCTGCATTGGTGGGACAATCTTTGAAGAGTATAATCAGATTACCAACTAGATGAAGAAGGGTTTTATGGTAATCGGATTAACAACAAGTGAACAGATTATGCAATTTCCATCCTTAATCTGATTACTGTTTGTAATCCATAATTGGTCAGAGTTCAGAGGATGTATGTAGTCATGTGATATATAGATTTTTTAGTTTCATAGAAAAATCCTTCTAATTCCCATGACATGAGAAATGCAACTACTTAGTTCTTAGATGTTGAAAGCgctttgtgtgttgtgattATCATTGTGGTGCCAGTACTCTGCCCTTGGggtatatctttttttttgcagggagGTGGCGGTTAGGAACAGCCCCAGCAAACTGGTCCCTCAGCTCAAactttcctcctccagctgccaTATTGTTGTAGCCGTGGCTGAGAATGACTCGCCAGAGTTCCGCAAGCAGTCAGAAGAGTACTACAAAGTCAGTACTGCATGCAGACAAATGTTAACTCATCatcgtatgtgtgtgtatatatacttttttttagGGGTGAATTTTCCAGCCCTAAcactatacatatatatagtcTATATATACTATAATGTATATTATCAACAGAGAAACACTTGGCCTTTGTCAACTATCAGATCCCAAAATATTTGTGAAAGATGTTTattgtaaaactgaaaataatattattgctttcattgatgaaaaaaacaattCTAAACAGATTTAAACCAAGCCTGCATATTCAAAAAAgcttaggtttttttttttttttttttgttttgtttgttttttgttttgttttgtttatttttgggtCATTCTTATCTCTTGTCTTGACACTTTTCAGACTTTGGGGGAATCAGGACTGAATGTGACCTTGGAGGACGTGCCAAACACAGATCACTTCAGTATCATTGAGCAACTGGTGGATGGGGAGTATCACCTTACAAAGGTACATATACACTTAAAACAGTAATAATCCAAACACTAAAAGGAAATTTTCCTGAATGGCTACATTTCTCTCCCGCACCAGTAGCTTTGCAATATTAATGGATCGTaataaagaatgttttttttgttttttttccaataatacTAAATTCAATGTACTTCCCAGTATGTACGAAagcatgtttaattttatttattattatttatttttttattctttgtagCTCCTCTTTAAGATGATGGGGAAGAGCTGAGGTGTCCGTGCCATCATAATATCAACATACCTCTGTATCATGCACCAATActgttaaaatatgttttatttcacatttgtacTGTAGCAAGTGTAcaataactaaaaaaaagatATGGTATGGATTGTTTTGAGGGTCAagtttaatgttattttatttatagttaACTTTGTTCATCGTAGTTACTGTTGCCAGAAAATGCCCTAAAGAATCGTATTATGTTCTGTTCATTTACTTGttaaaaagacatttgtgtGCCTAAAATTAAACCACATCAAACATTGTGATTGTAACAAATAATAGTGCTGATAAACCTGCTCACATTCACTTATAAACAACCTGTTATTGTCTCTTCTCATTTTCCCATGTGACAATCTGAACATGAACTACAAGTCCATGTTGTAAAGACAATGACAGGAGTTGAAGTCTGACATATATAAAATGAATGTAGCTTTTTAATGTAACCACAAAGCTGATATCTCACGCAGGGAAAGTTAATGGGTCAACCACACTTGATagctgttgatttaaaaaaaaaaaaaaaaaatatttgcactttttattttcatcttgtaCAATAAAAATATAGTAATTTtcaaaaagatatatttttagCAGAAATTTGTCTAAAGTTTAGTTCATGCACATTATGTCGTACGTTCATTCATTCTCGTAAGAATTGTTTACTTTATCGCTTGCACTGTCCACCTTTAATCGTTCCTGTAGATTATCATAAGAATCATcacaataaatatttatatttgtgattGGGTGTGTTGACAGTTGTCTCCATGTGTGCTGTAGAGGAGATATTTACATAGAAACTATATAATCATGCTCTTTTAAAACTTGAGCACTCTACAATGCGAGATCTCTATTGCATCCCTTggcgttattattattattattattattattattattattgtcctGCTGTTTCTACTGCCCTTTTGTGGaattaaacatgaaacattaaacatgaaatCCAGACAGCATGTCAGGTATGCGTGAAATTCAACATTTCACTGGTTGCAGAAATGCACGTCAACAAATGGCTCCATGGTGCCAccttgaaaatgaagaaaattccGCCTCTCGTTCTGCATTGATGTACAGGAATGAAAACTGGTACACATATTTGGACAAACACCATCCTGCTGACTAGCATTAGCAAAATACCTGATAAGACACCTGAGTATGATGGATTTGTTTACGGTGCTGCTGTTGCGCCCTTCTGCTCTGACTTGTCTGTTGTGTTCTGACAATGGCATTATAATTCATGACTTAAGgtaaatatttcaatttcaaagagCAGCGGACTAACTTCACTTCCCAGTAGCTCATAGAGCAGATGTGTTGTTCGTGAAcgattctttcttttttccctggtccGCACACGCGCGCCAGATTTGTTCACGACTTCTTCGGCccctgagtctctcgttcacttgtctcatggccGCTGTGCAGACTCAGTGTGGAAATGAGTGATTTGTTCACAATTCATAACTACGAGTCTTCGGGCCTTTTGTTAATTATTCacatggttacagcagtaacgTGACCAATGCTGTATCCAGTTTTTGGGGGGTGTGCgggggggtccagtctctgtggCGGACACACAGATCAGACTCAGTCAGCGTGTTATCAGATATCCCTGATCCCTCCATCTCCACATCCATTTCTGAGCTGGAGCCCAGTCCGTCACTCACAGCCGGTGTACAGCatcatataaaaacatataaagGTGGAGACATCTTTCACATCTTAGCTTTAGATTTGTGGCATCACATAAACAAACTGAGTGGGACATTAATGGGGTTCATGTGGGGGTCCCTGGGGGCCCCCCCATCAGAGGGATGATTATCTGCTCCTCTCAGTTTGTCGTTTCCAGTCAGATTAAAGCTGTTAGTTTGTGGTCCTGGTACACCTGGAGGTCAAACATGGGGCTGACCTCCGTTCACGGTCCAGGCAGGAGGAGCTCCCCGCCTACAGGCCGCCTACAGGCCGCCGTCAGTGCCGCCGTCAGACACGTCCCACCGGGTCTGCTCCAGGTAAGGATCCGGATGACAAAGCCACAACACGACGGTCACAGCAGAACTTATTTCAGCTCGGCTCCTTGGAGCCGCCGAGTGTTAGCTTTAGCCGGCTAAagccgccgccgctgccgctAGCCGGGCAGCTAGCTAGCAGCTCCGCCGACCGACGGGCTGATGTCGTCGGACAGGCAGTGTGGAGGTTTGTGTCGGGTCCGGGGCTGAGCTGGCAGCCGGCAGGGACACGGAGGACCTCACGGTCTGTTCCGTAGATCCTCAATGTGCCTTTGTCCCACTTCGCTCCTGCCAATGCTGGAAAAATGGTCGCGTGTTCCGTTTGTGACTTCAGGTCAGGAACACACAACTCGTCACTGCTGACTCACTGTCTGaagtaaacacacaacaccCGACGCCTTTTTAATTCTCATCACTTTGCTTCTCGGGAGGATGAAACTCGACATAGTTTAACGGAGGGACGAGGAGGAGACTTGTTGAGGCAGCTCAGTTATTCATGTGGGATGGACGTGGAGTTTATTATGGGATGTGTGCAGAGGAGATGCAGTGATGGCTACAGCACATTCAGGAGAAACGAGACGAAGGAAGGGTGAATAATTTAACACTTTGCAGTGTTCAGGTCTGTTTGGGATGAGAAACCTGCTGTAGTGACAACTGGGGCATTATTTGTTGGCAATGTGGGtttgccactgtgtgtgtgtgtgtgtgtgtgtgtgtgtctgcttggtaaaaaatatattttttgggaAGTATTTCTAGAAAGTGATTTACACCCATAGGTTAGAACTTAATTCAGTTACTGACTGTGCAATGTGTTTGACTGCTGTTGAAGACTGTTGAGCACTTTTGTTGATGCTGCTGGATGGATTCATTGGGGTTGCTAAACAGGATTAAATTATCTGTCTGCTAACAAAACCACTCTGTCAAATCAAGCCCACCTAGATATTGCTTCAGCTTTACCGTGAATGTGTAATTTACAATCGTTTCAGTTTGTCATTGTGTTCATCATGCTGTTGTCTTCACAGTTATGGGTTTTAATCTGAGCGATTGTTTGTAATTGCAGGGGAAGTGGTTTAAATTTTAGGATGTAACTTTTTTTGAAGAGTAGGAAAACACGAGGGGGCAGGAAGGGTAAGGGCAACATGCCAAATTTTCCTTAACAACTGCTGAAGAGAGGTCATgtttcatgatgtttttttattacatataAATGTTGATCACGGCCGCTGCATTAGGTGTCTCAGTACAGGTGAGAGCCTGAATGAGATCAACCTGTGCTCGCGCTGGAATGTGCTCACCAGACCAGTTTGGTCACCCTTGACAACAGAGGTCGAGGGTCATCTTGGCATTCACGTTCTCCCAAAACAGGAACACCTTGTATTTCACCAGGCATCTGTTTGCGTGCCAGCTCAGTCATATTAGCTGAACctaagacagacagaggaataTGTGTGTAACTTAAGTGACCATGAGCAATTGCGCATTATAAGCAACACAGAAtcgaaaagaaaaatgcaacaaaattcACAAACTTCTATGTTAGTGTGAGTTTGGTTTGTGGATTTCTAACATGTTTGGTGCCAAACTGATGTTGCTACACAGCAGAGTTAAAGGCTTTACTTTTTACTTGATATGTGCTTCTGTGTACAAAAAATATCTGGATGCAGAAAAtaattagatttaattaaaatgaactaTGTGATTCTTGTCCTGGGGAAGATTGACATGCCAGCTACCTACTCAGTATGCAGATAGTGGTTCTGCTTAAACGATACAACAAAGCTCTGTTGTAAACAGAACAATGGGGACGAGAGCCTGTCTTCCCAACACGTCCTCCTTCCCcatgttcatttgttcattttctacACTAGTTGTTTTCTATTCATactttaaaactgcatttgttcaaatacattaaataaaacaattacaacAATTGAAAGTTATTATGAGATGAAAACAACTCCAGCTCAAACTATTATGTATTATCATTGCTACAGTACGGGCGAAACATTTGGACACAtgttcctattcatttgaatgagatgGTGTGTCCAAACCATTGGCCTCTACTgtatatgtacacacatgcaaTAATGTTTCAAGGCCTTCTATAAGCTCCATGAAGCAAACCAaacttgtttttatctgttaaaCCCTTTCCTCAATCATCCCTTTCTCTTGATCTGCTTTTTCCTGCTTCACCCCCTCCCAGGCTTTGGTAATGATCGTTCTGAGTCCACGCCTGATGATGAGAATGAAGACAGTACGTCCATGACCTCCTTTGGTGTTACCCTCCGAGGCCTCCCCTTGGCCTTGGGATCCATGACACAGGCTGCCACCTCAGACTTGCGCTTTCACCCAAAATGGCGGGCAATCACTGTGGCAACCCTGCTAGCTTTAGTGCTCATTTTGTATCTGCACCAAACAGTAGGGAACAGAGATACTGCTACCAGAAGATACTACCGCAACAGGGCTCACAGTTTGCAGCTGTACAATGAGGCTGAGGACAACATCTTCAGGGACAATCACAGACAAACTGCAGGAAGCAGCCTGCACCATCAAAAGAAGGGAAAACCTTACAATGACACCTACCCGTTAAGTCCACCAGAGAAGACAAAGAATGGCGTCCGCTACCGTATTGGTGTGATTGCAGACCTGGATACTGCATCACGTAGCTCTAAGGCTCAGACATGGTTCAGCTACATGAAAAGAGGTTATCTAACTGTTTCTGACAGCGCTGACAGACTGGAGGTAGTGTGGGATTCTGACATGCTCACCCTAGAGAGTCATCTGGCTGAGAAGGGACGAGGTATGACTTGATTAAGAGCTTTCCTGTACATATGTatattcattgtgtttttctatttaaatcaATATGCCAAATCTTGTTTGACTATTTACTAACTGTGCTGCAGGTATGGAGCTGTCAGAGCTTGTGGCGTTCAACGGTCACCTGTACACTGTAGACGACCGCACAGGTGTGGTGTACAGGATTGAGGGCAACCAGGCCGTCCCCTGGGTTATATTACCTGACGGTGATGGCTCAGTCTCCAAAGGTCAGTTTTCAATAGACTTC contains:
- the afmid gene encoding kynurenine formamidase isoform X2 yields the protein MHWTEMKKDELERQFSPSWWSHRMSADDVIKAHVKALKEGTERARGLAQTLLNVPYGQGDGEKLDVYIPSTTSLDVPLVIYLHGGYWQFLSKEESGFMAVPLINKGVVVVAVGYDIAPKGNMDLMVSQVRRSVVSVIQQYSHISGLYLCGHSAGAHLAAMVLSTDWSQYNITPQIKGAFLVSGIYDLLPILSTYVNDPLKMTEEVAVRNSPSKLVPQLKLSSSSCHIVVAVAENDSPEFRKQSEEYYKTLGESGLNVTLEDVPNTDHFSIIEQLVDGEYHLTKLLFKMMGKS
- the cant1b gene encoding soluble calcium-activated nucleotidase 1b isoform X1 — protein: MCLCPTSLLPMLEKWSRVPFVTSGFGNDRSESTPDDENEDSTSMTSFGVTLRGLPLALGSMTQAATSDLRFHPKWRAITVATLLALVLILYLHQTVGNRDTATRRYYRNRAHSLQLYNEAEDNIFRDNHRQTAGSSLHHQKKGKPYNDTYPLSPPEKTKNGVRYRIGVIADLDTASRSSKAQTWFSYMKRGYLTVSDSADRLEVVWDSDMLTLESHLAEKGRGMELSELVAFNGHLYTVDDRTGVVYRIEGNQAVPWVILPDGDGSVSKGFKAEWLAVKDEHLYVGGLGKEWTTTSGEVVNNNPEWVKVVGYHGDVEHENWVPYYNALRSAAGIQPPGYLIHESAAWSERLQRWFFLPRRASHEHYEETADEQRATNLLLSCPTDFSYISVRHVGPLDPTHGFSSFKFVPDTDDQIILALKSEEDAGRIATYIIAFTLDGRVLMPETKIGDVKYEGLEFI
- the afmid gene encoding kynurenine formamidase isoform X1 — encoded protein: MHWTEMKKDELERQFSPSWWSHRMSADDVIKAHVKALKEGRFVSGGGSDYRQKSGWGTGTERARGLAQTLLNVPYGQGDGEKLDVYIPSTTSLDVPLVIYLHGGYWQFLSKEESGFMAVPLINKGVVVVAVGYDIAPKGNMDLMVSQVRRSVVSVIQQYSHISGLYLCGHSAGAHLAAMVLSTDWSQYNITPQIKGAFLVSGIYDLLPILSTYVNDPLKMTEEVAVRNSPSKLVPQLKLSSSSCHIVVAVAENDSPEFRKQSEEYYKTLGESGLNVTLEDVPNTDHFSIIEQLVDGEYHLTKLLFKMMGKS
- the afmid gene encoding kynurenine formamidase isoform X4 — translated: MSADDVIKAHVKALKEGTERARGLAQTLLNVPYGQGDGEKLDVYIPSTTSLDVPLVIYLHGGYWQFLSKEESGFMAVPLINKGVVVVAVGYDIAPKGNMDLMVSQVRRSVVSVIQQYSHISGLYLCGHSAGAHLAAMVLSTDWSQYNITPQIKGAFLVSGIYDLLPILSTYVNDPLKMTEEVAVRNSPSKLVPQLKLSSSSCHIVVAVAENDSPEFRKQSEEYYKTLGESGLNVTLEDVPNTDHFSIIEQLVDGEYHLTKLLFKMMGKS
- the cant1b gene encoding soluble calcium-activated nucleotidase 1b isoform X3; translated protein: MTSFGVTLRGLPLALGSMTQAATSDLRFHPKWRAITVATLLALVLILYLHQTVGNRDTATRRYYRNRAHSLQLYNEAEDNIFRDNHRQTAGSSLHHQKKGKPYNDTYPLSPPEKTKNGVRYRIGVIADLDTASRSSKAQTWFSYMKRGYLTVSDSADRLEVVWDSDMLTLESHLAEKGRGMELSELVAFNGHLYTVDDRTGVVYRIEGNQAVPWVILPDGDGSVSKGFKAEWLAVKDEHLYVGGLGKEWTTTSGEVVNNNPEWVKVVGYHGDVEHENWVPYYNALRSAAGIQPPGYLIHESAAWSERLQRWFFLPRRASHEHYEETADEQRATNLLLSCPTDFSYISVRHVGPLDPTHGFSSFKFVPDTDDQIILALKSEEDAGRIATYIIAFTLDGRVLMPETKIGDVKYEGLEFI
- the cant1b gene encoding soluble calcium-activated nucleotidase 1b isoform X2 encodes the protein MATAHSGETRRRKGFGNDRSESTPDDENEDSTSMTSFGVTLRGLPLALGSMTQAATSDLRFHPKWRAITVATLLALVLILYLHQTVGNRDTATRRYYRNRAHSLQLYNEAEDNIFRDNHRQTAGSSLHHQKKGKPYNDTYPLSPPEKTKNGVRYRIGVIADLDTASRSSKAQTWFSYMKRGYLTVSDSADRLEVVWDSDMLTLESHLAEKGRGMELSELVAFNGHLYTVDDRTGVVYRIEGNQAVPWVILPDGDGSVSKGFKAEWLAVKDEHLYVGGLGKEWTTTSGEVVNNNPEWVKVVGYHGDVEHENWVPYYNALRSAAGIQPPGYLIHESAAWSERLQRWFFLPRRASHEHYEETADEQRATNLLLSCPTDFSYISVRHVGPLDPTHGFSSFKFVPDTDDQIILALKSEEDAGRIATYIIAFTLDGRVLMPETKIGDVKYEGLEFI
- the afmid gene encoding kynurenine formamidase isoform X3, which codes for MSADDVIKAHVKALKEGRFVSGGGSDYRQKSGWGTGTERARGLAQTLLNVPYGQGDGEKLDVYIPSTTSLDVPLVIYLHGGYWQFLSKEESGFMAVPLINKGVVVVAVGYDIAPKGNMDLMVSQVRRSVVSVIQQYSHISGLYLCGHSAGAHLAAMVLSTDWSQYNITPQIKGAFLVSGIYDLLPILSTYVNDPLKMTEEVAVRNSPSKLVPQLKLSSSSCHIVVAVAENDSPEFRKQSEEYYKTLGESGLNVTLEDVPNTDHFSIIEQLVDGEYHLTKLLFKMMGKS